Proteins encoded together in one Mobula hypostoma chromosome 9, sMobHyp1.1, whole genome shotgun sequence window:
- the ubfd1 gene encoding ubiquitin domain-containing protein UBFD1 isoform X1, whose product MATRDGAEPSGMETEASIDIGIHQEKAGCGATSEGDSPCLITEQMENEDSLPQTSVSNGGESDTSKEMVDLKIIWNKNKYDVRMPLDSTGAGLKEKIHSLTGLTPAMQKVMYKGLLPEDKTLREIKVTNGAKIMVIGSTINDVLAVNTPKEVVQQEAKAEEPKKEPLCRQKQHRKVLDKGKPEDVMPSIRGVKERLPSVPLSGMYNKSSGKVRLTFKLEQDQLWIGTKERTEKIPMGSIKNVITEPIEGHEDYHMMAFQLGPTEASYYWVYWVPTQYVDAIKDTVLGKWQYF is encoded by the exons ATGGCAACCCGGGATG GTGCAGAACCCAGTGGAATGGAAACTGAGGCCAGCATAGATATAGGTATTCACCAAGAGAAAGCAGGATGTGGAGCTACCAGTGAAGGAGATTCACCATGCTTAATAACTGAACAAATGGAGAATGAGGATTCCCTTCCCCAAACCTCTGTTAGTAATGGAGGAGAATCAGATACCAGCAAGGAAATGGTAGATCTAAAGATTATTTGGAATAAAAACAAATATGATGTCAGGATGCCATTGGATAGTACAGGAGCTGGCCTGAAAGAAAAGATTCACTCCCTCACAG GTCTCACTCCTGCCATGCAGAAAGTCATGTACAAGGGTCTGCTCCCGGAAGATAAAACTTTACGTGAAATAAAAGTaacaaatggtgcaaaaatcATGGTTATTGGATCAACAATTAATGACGTTTTAGCAGTAAACACACCAAAAGAGGTTGTACAGCAAGAGGCCAAAGCTGAAGAACCCAAAAAGGAACCTCTCTGTAGGCAAAAG caACACAGAAAAGTATTGGACAAAGGAAAACCAGAAGATGTTATGCCATCCATTAGGGGTGTTAAA GAGCGTTTGCCAAGTGTACCATTGTCCGGCATGTACAACAAGTCAAGTGGGAAAGTAAGATTAACTTTCAAACTAGAGCAGGACCAGCTCTGGATTGGAACCAAGG AAAGGACAGAGAAAATCCCTATGGGTTCTATCAAAAATGTGATCACTGAACCTATTGAAGGACATGAAGATTATCACATGATG GCTTTTCAACTGGGTCCCACTGAAGCTTCTTACTATTGGGTTTACTGGGTGCCTACACAGTATGTTGATGCAATCAAAGATACAGTCCTTGGGAAGTGGCAGTATTTTTGA
- the ubfd1 gene encoding ubiquitin domain-containing protein UBFD1 isoform X2: protein METEASIDIGIHQEKAGCGATSEGDSPCLITEQMENEDSLPQTSVSNGGESDTSKEMVDLKIIWNKNKYDVRMPLDSTGAGLKEKIHSLTGLTPAMQKVMYKGLLPEDKTLREIKVTNGAKIMVIGSTINDVLAVNTPKEVVQQEAKAEEPKKEPLCRQKQHRKVLDKGKPEDVMPSIRGVKERLPSVPLSGMYNKSSGKVRLTFKLEQDQLWIGTKERTEKIPMGSIKNVITEPIEGHEDYHMMAFQLGPTEASYYWVYWVPTQYVDAIKDTVLGKWQYF from the exons ATGGAAACTGAGGCCAGCATAGATATAGGTATTCACCAAGAGAAAGCAGGATGTGGAGCTACCAGTGAAGGAGATTCACCATGCTTAATAACTGAACAAATGGAGAATGAGGATTCCCTTCCCCAAACCTCTGTTAGTAATGGAGGAGAATCAGATACCAGCAAGGAAATGGTAGATCTAAAGATTATTTGGAATAAAAACAAATATGATGTCAGGATGCCATTGGATAGTACAGGAGCTGGCCTGAAAGAAAAGATTCACTCCCTCACAG GTCTCACTCCTGCCATGCAGAAAGTCATGTACAAGGGTCTGCTCCCGGAAGATAAAACTTTACGTGAAATAAAAGTaacaaatggtgcaaaaatcATGGTTATTGGATCAACAATTAATGACGTTTTAGCAGTAAACACACCAAAAGAGGTTGTACAGCAAGAGGCCAAAGCTGAAGAACCCAAAAAGGAACCTCTCTGTAGGCAAAAG caACACAGAAAAGTATTGGACAAAGGAAAACCAGAAGATGTTATGCCATCCATTAGGGGTGTTAAA GAGCGTTTGCCAAGTGTACCATTGTCCGGCATGTACAACAAGTCAAGTGGGAAAGTAAGATTAACTTTCAAACTAGAGCAGGACCAGCTCTGGATTGGAACCAAGG AAAGGACAGAGAAAATCCCTATGGGTTCTATCAAAAATGTGATCACTGAACCTATTGAAGGACATGAAGATTATCACATGATG GCTTTTCAACTGGGTCCCACTGAAGCTTCTTACTATTGGGTTTACTGGGTGCCTACACAGTATGTTGATGCAATCAAAGATACAGTCCTTGGGAAGTGGCAGTATTTTTGA